Proteins from one Enterobacter bugandensis genomic window:
- the pyrF gene encoding orotidine-5'-phosphate decarboxylase, which yields MTSVTSSTSRVITDSPVVVALDYNKRDAALAFVDGIDPRDCRLKVGKEMFTLFGPQIVRDLQQRGFDVFLDLKFHDIPNTTAHAVAAAAELGVWMVNVHASGGARMMTAAREALLPFGNDAPLLIAVTVLTSMDDSDLRDLGVTLSPAGHAERLARLTQSCGLDGVVCSAQEAVRFKSELGKDFKLVTPGIRPAGSDVGDQRRIMTPEQALAAGVDYMVIGRPVTQSANPAETLKAINASLKKGAQ from the coding sequence ATGACGTCTGTTACTTCCTCCACTTCCCGCGTTATTACGGATTCTCCTGTTGTTGTTGCGCTTGATTACAATAAGCGTGACGCAGCGCTGGCCTTTGTCGACGGTATCGATCCTCGCGATTGTCGTCTGAAAGTTGGTAAAGAGATGTTCACGCTGTTTGGACCGCAAATTGTCCGCGATCTGCAGCAGCGCGGTTTCGATGTCTTCCTCGATCTCAAATTCCATGATATCCCGAACACCACGGCGCACGCGGTTGCCGCCGCTGCGGAACTGGGTGTATGGATGGTCAACGTCCACGCGTCGGGCGGGGCGAGAATGATGACAGCCGCTCGCGAAGCACTCCTGCCGTTCGGCAACGATGCGCCATTACTGATTGCGGTTACCGTGCTGACCAGCATGGACGACAGCGACTTGCGCGACCTTGGCGTGACGTTGTCACCTGCCGGGCACGCCGAGCGTCTCGCGCGTCTGACGCAGAGCTGTGGTCTCGATGGCGTCGTTTGCTCCGCGCAGGAAGCGGTACGCTTTAAGTCAGAGTTGGGCAAAGATTTTAAACTGGTCACGCCAGGCATTCGTCCTGCTGGCAGCGACGTGGGCGATCAGCGACGCATTATGACGCCTGAGCAAGCGCTGGCAGCAGGCGTTGACTACATGGTTATCGGCCGGCCGGTGACGCAGTCTGCTAACCCGGCGGAGACGCTCAAGGCTATCAACGCATCACTGAAAAAGGGGGCGCAATGA